A genomic window from Lentibacter algarum includes:
- a CDS encoding ATP-binding protein — protein sequence MSLTGKLTQERRARLAAERLLEQKQAELFAANQKLGAHAKKLSAEIVETRAEVKNVRDENLRVKTDLSIAQKKIEIAERRLWLSIESINDGFAFFNADSQMIIANRAYLWVFDGLEDVAPGVSYVTLLQLLTEEGIVDLEGQAPAAWRATMLSRWQSPAPDPVTIRLWNGEYIKLIDQRGHGGDVVSLALNISETVRYQRELKEARDNAETAARAKSAFLANMSHEIRTPMNGVVGMAELLLETPLDDEQNLFAKTIKNSGEALLVIINDVLDFSKLDAEKMVLQHEAFDFEGALNEVVMLLQPALQDKEVQIIVDYDMFLPTHFIGDVGRLRQVLTNLIGNAVKFTSKGCVLVRVVGVFDPVANKTRLHVSVQDTGIGIPADKQVHVFGEFNQVDDARNRSYEGTGLGLSISQKLIRMMGGEIWVESEEGVGSTFGFKVELATEAQADTSTWKALEGRALVLEPSDLIADTAQKQLSRLGLSAERCATASDAIGALGEDVTVVLADSAMVGYDLLPALDAAGYKGRVVLMSAQLGTYQQQGDNGLDVHELLKPLVTRQLVEKLCLAAPRTEEAASVAADVFEANGEKRKMRILAAEDNKTNQLVFRKMVKALDIDLKFAGNGREAVELYQSFEPDLVFMDISMPEMDGKEATRAIRALEAESGKHVPVLALTAHAMGGDKEEIMSAGMDQFLTKPLRKAEIYAAIGGYQPKGVQPVQADEAAA from the coding sequence ATGAGCCTGACGGGCAAGCTCACGCAAGAAAGGCGGGCACGCCTTGCTGCAGAACGGCTGCTTGAGCAAAAGCAGGCCGAGCTTTTTGCCGCCAATCAGAAACTTGGCGCACATGCCAAGAAGCTCTCCGCTGAAATTGTTGAAACGCGCGCAGAAGTGAAAAATGTGCGCGACGAAAACCTGCGCGTAAAAACAGACCTTTCGATTGCGCAAAAGAAAATCGAAATCGCCGAACGCAGGCTTTGGCTGTCTATCGAGTCCATCAATGATGGCTTTGCCTTCTTCAATGCAGACAGTCAGATGATCATTGCCAATAGGGCATATCTTTGGGTGTTCGACGGGCTTGAAGATGTTGCGCCTGGAGTGAGCTATGTGACGTTGCTTCAGTTGCTCACCGAGGAGGGGATTGTCGATCTGGAGGGGCAGGCGCCTGCAGCTTGGCGTGCGACGATGTTGAGCCGTTGGCAGAGCCCTGCACCAGACCCAGTAACGATCAGGCTTTGGAACGGGGAGTATATCAAGCTGATTGATCAGCGTGGTCATGGTGGGGACGTTGTCAGCCTTGCACTCAATATCAGCGAAACAGTGCGCTATCAGCGTGAGCTAAAAGAGGCGCGTGACAATGCAGAAACTGCGGCCCGGGCCAAGTCTGCCTTCCTTGCGAACATGAGCCATGAAATCCGCACGCCAATGAATGGAGTTGTCGGAATGGCCGAGCTGCTGCTTGAGACGCCGTTGGACGATGAGCAAAATCTCTTTGCGAAGACGATTAAAAATTCTGGTGAGGCACTTTTGGTCATTATCAACGATGTGCTCGATTTCTCCAAGCTCGACGCCGAGAAAATGGTTCTTCAGCATGAGGCTTTTGACTTTGAAGGGGCTCTCAACGAAGTAGTGATGCTGCTCCAGCCTGCATTGCAGGACAAGGAGGTTCAGATCATTGTAGATTACGATATGTTCTTGCCCACGCATTTTATCGGAGATGTGGGACGACTGCGGCAGGTTTTGACCAACCTCATTGGGAATGCTGTCAAATTTACCAGCAAAGGGTGTGTTCTGGTGCGCGTCGTTGGCGTATTTGATCCTGTTGCCAACAAGACGCGCCTCCATGTGAGCGTGCAAGACACAGGGATTGGCATTCCTGCGGACAAACAGGTGCATGTGTTTGGTGAATTCAACCAAGTCGATGATGCACGCAATCGTTCATATGAAGGGACGGGGCTGGGACTTTCGATTAGCCAGAAACTGATCCGTATGATGGGTGGTGAGATCTGGGTTGAATCTGAAGAGGGCGTTGGCTCAACCTTTGGATTTAAGGTTGAACTTGCAACAGAAGCGCAGGCGGATACGAGTACATGGAAGGCGCTTGAGGGGCGCGCGCTTGTGCTTGAGCCATCAGATTTGATCGCCGATACAGCACAGAAGCAGTTGTCACGCCTCGGACTTTCTGCGGAGCGCTGTGCGACTGCCTCTGATGCGATTGGTGCCCTTGGAGAGGATGTCACTGTTGTTTTAGCGGACAGCGCGATGGTGGGGTACGATCTTCTGCCCGCATTGGACGCAGCGGGTTATAAGGGCCGTGTTGTTTTGATGAGTGCGCAGCTTGGCACGTATCAGCAGCAAGGCGATAATGGGCTTGATGTTCATGAGCTATTGAAGCCGTTGGTCACACGTCAGCTTGTTGAAAAGCTATGCCTTGCGGCACCCAGAACAGAAGAAGCCGCATCAGTCGCGGCAGATGTCTTTGAGGCGAATGGTGAGAAGCGCAAAATGCGCATCTTGGCCGCCGAAGACAACAAAACAAATCAGCTCGTGTTCCGCAAAATGGTGAAGGCGCTGGATATTGACTTGAAGTTTGCGGGTAACGGCCGGGAGGCTGTTGAGCTCTATCAGTCTTTTGAGCCGGATCTGGTGTTTATGGATATTTCCATGCCTGAAATGGATGGCAAAGAGGCAACCCGCGCGATCAGGGCGCTTGAGGCAGAGAGCGGCAAACATGTGCCTGTACTGGCGCTCACGGCCCATGCCATGGGGGGGGACAAGGAAGAGATCATGTCTGCTGGCATGGACCAGTTTTTGACAAAACCGTTGCGCAAAGCAGAGATATACGCCGCCATTGGAGGGTATCAGCCAAAGGGAGTGCAGCCTGTTCAGGCGGATGAGGCTGCGGCTTAG
- the yaaA gene encoding peroxide stress protein YaaA yields MLVVISPAKKLNETAGTTLPVTEPTFSPRAEALAAEAAKLTAADLAKLMHLSDSLAKLNYDRFQNWDTLSPAPAALMFNGDTYSGLEAASLEEDAMQWAGGHLRILSGLYGLLRPLDAIKPYRLEMGTRFKTPQGKNLYEYWGSAIAEQLNTEAEAAGADILVNCASQEYFGAVDLKALKPRVITPMFYEDKPQGPKIVSFYAKKARGAMARFIVENRLKDAEALTAFDTGGYAYAPELSAPDKPAFLRAG; encoded by the coding sequence ATGCTTGTAGTTATTTCACCAGCTAAAAAGCTGAACGAAACCGCAGGAACCACTCTGCCTGTAACGGAGCCGACATTTTCGCCCCGTGCCGAAGCCCTCGCGGCAGAGGCCGCAAAGCTCACCGCTGCAGATCTGGCCAAGCTCATGCACCTGAGCGACAGTTTGGCCAAGCTCAATTATGATCGCTTCCAAAACTGGGATACCCTCAGCCCCGCCCCAGCCGCTCTCATGTTCAATGGCGATACCTATTCAGGCCTTGAGGCCGCAAGCCTTGAAGAAGATGCCATGCAATGGGCTGGCGGACATCTGCGCATTCTTTCGGGTCTCTATGGCCTCTTGCGTCCGCTGGATGCCATCAAGCCCTATCGCCTTGAAATGGGTACACGCTTCAAGACGCCACAAGGCAAGAACCTCTATGAATACTGGGGAAGCGCCATTGCAGAGCAACTGAATACCGAAGCAGAGGCCGCAGGCGCAGATATTCTTGTGAACTGTGCCAGTCAGGAATACTTCGGCGCGGTTGATCTGAAAGCGCTTAAACCACGCGTCATCACGCCGATGTTCTATGAGGACAAACCGCAAGGCCCCAAGATCGTGAGCTTCTACGCCAAGAAGGCCCGCGGAGCGATGGCCCGCTTCATCGTCGAGAACCGCTTGAAAGACGCAGAGGCGCTGACAGCGTTTGACACGGGCGGCTATGCCTATGCGCCCGAGTTGTCCGCTCCTGACAAGCCCGCCTTTTTGCGCGCGGGCTAA
- the recQ gene encoding DNA helicase RecQ, whose protein sequence is MASANALLKSVFGFDAFRPGQEEIVRAVANGESVLAIMPTGGGKSLCYQLPALMGEGLTLVISPLIALMRDQVSALKQAGVAAGALTSAASEDENQAVIDAARTGELSLLYLAPERLSSTVTRNILRDAGVARIAVDEAHCVSQWGHDFRPDYLRIGELQRYLGVPLAAFTATADNETQGEIITRLFAGTEPRRFLHGFDRPNISLAFAPKDKPRQQILSYAGARRGQCGIVYCATRAKTEALAAALRDEGHNACHYHGAMDPDERRRVEHRFNTEDALIVVATIAFGMGVDKPDIRWVAHADLPKSVEGYYQEIGRAGRDGARAETLTLYGPEDIRLRRAQIDESLAPADRQEADHGRLNALLGLAEATSCRRQLLLSYFNEASEPCNNCDLCDTPPETFDATEAARMALSAILRSEERFGAGQIIDILLGKLTDKVRQFGHDALPTFGVGTAYRPAQWQAVLRQLMGHDLIRPDARAHGALKITRKAHPLLKGKATLTLRKDLVSTATSGPKIKMLVSEEDAPLFSALKAKRRALAEAANLPAYIVFNDKTLIEMVKHKPQSLDDFAMIAGVGQKKLEKYGHAFLSVLAEDAPKASPARRKLAGKPAGSLFDQLVDAQNTLQRGSCGTQKPLTLTNSQLAKVAQMRPQSLDALERLIGDKRTERFGPAFIDLIHGGV, encoded by the coding sequence ATGGCTTCGGCAAATGCGCTTCTAAAGTCCGTTTTCGGCTTTGACGCCTTCCGCCCCGGGCAGGAAGAGATTGTGCGCGCTGTGGCCAACGGCGAAAGCGTGTTGGCAATCATGCCGACGGGTGGCGGCAAATCTCTCTGCTACCAGCTCCCCGCACTTATGGGCGAAGGCCTGACCCTTGTGATTTCCCCGCTAATCGCACTGATGCGCGATCAGGTTTCCGCCCTGAAACAAGCAGGCGTCGCCGCTGGCGCGCTCACATCCGCTGCAAGCGAGGACGAAAACCAAGCTGTGATTGATGCCGCCCGCACCGGCGAGCTGAGCTTACTTTATCTCGCGCCAGAGAGGCTCTCCTCAACCGTGACGCGCAATATCCTGCGCGACGCAGGTGTTGCGCGCATCGCGGTTGACGAAGCGCATTGCGTCAGTCAGTGGGGCCATGACTTCCGCCCCGATTATCTGCGGATCGGCGAGCTTCAGCGCTATCTCGGTGTTCCCCTTGCCGCTTTCACCGCCACAGCAGACAACGAAACCCAAGGCGAAATCATTACCCGCCTGTTCGCAGGCACAGAACCGCGGCGGTTCTTGCACGGGTTTGACAGACCAAACATCAGCCTCGCCTTCGCGCCCAAAGACAAGCCGCGCCAGCAGATATTGAGCTATGCAGGCGCGCGGCGTGGCCAATGTGGGATTGTCTATTGCGCCACACGTGCCAAAACAGAAGCGCTGGCTGCTGCTCTGCGCGACGAGGGTCACAATGCCTGCCACTACCATGGCGCAATGGACCCTGACGAACGCCGCCGCGTCGAGCACCGCTTCAACACAGAAGATGCACTCATCGTTGTTGCGACCATCGCCTTCGGCATGGGCGTCGACAAACCCGACATCCGCTGGGTCGCCCACGCAGATCTGCCCAAATCGGTCGAGGGCTACTATCAGGAAATTGGCCGTGCTGGCCGCGATGGCGCGCGTGCCGAAACGCTCACACTCTATGGCCCAGAAGATATTCGCCTGAGGCGAGCCCAGATTGACGAAAGTCTCGCCCCAGCCGATCGGCAAGAGGCCGATCATGGCCGCCTCAACGCGCTTCTAGGGCTGGCCGAGGCCACCAGCTGTCGCCGCCAACTCCTTTTGTCTTATTTCAACGAGGCCTCAGAACCTTGCAACAACTGCGACCTCTGCGACACTCCCCCCGAGACATTTGACGCCACCGAAGCCGCGCGCATGGCGCTCTCAGCAATCCTACGCAGTGAAGAGCGCTTTGGTGCAGGCCAAATTATCGACATTCTTCTTGGCAAACTCACAGACAAGGTGCGTCAGTTTGGACATGACGCCCTGCCCACATTCGGCGTGGGAACAGCCTATCGCCCCGCACAATGGCAGGCGGTTTTACGTCAGCTCATGGGGCACGATCTAATACGCCCAGACGCCCGAGCACATGGTGCACTCAAGATCACGCGCAAAGCACACCCGCTGCTCAAGGGAAAAGCAACTCTCACGCTTCGCAAAGACCTTGTCAGCACAGCGACAAGCGGCCCCAAAATCAAGATGCTGGTGTCCGAAGAAGACGCGCCACTCTTTTCTGCCCTCAAAGCCAAGCGCCGCGCGCTCGCAGAAGCTGCCAACCTCCCAGCCTATATCGTCTTCAATGACAAGACGCTCATCGAGATGGTCAAGCACAAGCCCCAATCGCTTGATGACTTCGCCATGATTGCAGGCGTCGGCCAAAAGAAACTCGAAAAATACGGACACGCGTTTTTGTCAGTGCTCGCCGAAGATGCGCCCAAAGCCTCGCCAGCGCGCCGCAAACTTGCCGGTAAACCAGCGGGGAGCCTATTTGATCAGCTCGTTGACGCCCAAAATACGCTCCAACGAGGCAGTTGCGGGACACAAAAACCACTCACCCTGACAAATTCACAGCTCGCAAAGGTTGCACAAATGAGGCCACAGTCCCTAGATGCATTAGAGCGGCTGATCGGCGACAAACGCACCGAGCGATTTGGACCAGCCTTTATTGACCTGATACATGGGGGTGTATGA
- a CDS encoding YggT family protein — protein sequence MAPFIQTLALILDVAFTLLLVHVIMSWLINFQVLNLGQPLVAQIWQGLNRLFEPVFRPVRNILPNTHPLDLAPLAVFILIIALRDYFLPSLY from the coding sequence ATGGCCCCATTTATTCAAACTCTCGCTCTCATCCTTGACGTGGCTTTTACGCTATTGCTTGTCCACGTGATTATGAGCTGGCTGATCAACTTTCAGGTGCTCAATCTCGGACAGCCGCTGGTTGCGCAAATCTGGCAGGGCTTGAACCGTTTGTTTGAGCCGGTGTTTCGCCCTGTTCGCAATATTTTACCCAACACACACCCGCTTGATCTGGCCCCACTTGCTGTCTTTATCCTGATCATCGCCCTGCGCGACTATTTCCTACCTTCACTCTACTGA
- a CDS encoding MFS transporter, with translation MGAIHVLSSKGWRGFQAMEKSISTRKRIWGWYFFDWASQPYHTLLVTFIFGPFFASVAAQYFLGTGLSEEAADAQAQSMWSFGLGFIGLFIGLGAPLLGALADSSGRRVPWIFAFSILYVIGAFGLWFMLPDGSNLWLGLVFFGIGFIGAEWALIFINSQLPSLSTEEGTGKISGSGFAFGYLGGVVSLAIMLLLFVEQGDGKTLIGLDPAFGFDATAREGTRFVGPFTAVWFVVFMIPYFLWVRDEPVVSKAGASVAAALSSLMRSLRGLKNNRSLAAYLGSSMFYRDALNGLYSFGGVYAALVLNWQITQIGVFGVIGAISAALFSWLGGKFDSRFGPKPVIITAIWLLIGVCITVVSMSREMIFGVPLAEGSSLPDIVFLVCGVFIGGLGGTLQAASRTLMVRHSKPEAPTESFGLYGLTGRATAFLAPTLIGLATALSGSARLGVSPVIVLFLIGLVLLRWVKPEGDRS, from the coding sequence ATGGGTGCAATCCATGTCTTATCAAGCAAAGGATGGCGGGGGTTTCAGGCAATGGAAAAGTCGATTTCGACGCGAAAGCGGATATGGGGGTGGTATTTCTTTGACTGGGCTAGCCAGCCCTATCACACGCTACTGGTCACCTTTATTTTTGGTCCTTTCTTTGCGAGCGTCGCGGCGCAGTATTTTCTAGGCACGGGGCTTTCCGAAGAGGCGGCAGATGCGCAGGCGCAGAGCATGTGGTCATTCGGGCTTGGCTTCATAGGATTATTCATCGGGCTTGGCGCGCCTCTGCTGGGGGCATTGGCAGATAGTTCTGGGCGGCGTGTGCCTTGGATTTTTGCCTTCTCAATTTTATATGTCATAGGCGCTTTCGGGCTTTGGTTTATGCTGCCAGACGGCTCAAATCTCTGGCTTGGCTTGGTCTTTTTTGGGATTGGGTTTATCGGCGCCGAGTGGGCGCTGATCTTTATCAATTCGCAGCTTCCGTCTCTGAGTACAGAGGAAGGTACAGGCAAGATATCCGGTTCGGGATTCGCTTTTGGATATCTTGGTGGCGTTGTTTCACTGGCGATTATGTTGCTCTTGTTTGTTGAGCAGGGCGACGGCAAAACGTTGATCGGCTTAGACCCAGCCTTTGGTTTTGATGCGACCGCACGTGAGGGTACGCGCTTTGTTGGGCCGTTTACGGCTGTCTGGTTTGTGGTTTTTATGATCCCCTATTTTCTTTGGGTCCGAGACGAGCCGGTCGTAAGCAAAGCGGGAGCGAGTGTTGCCGCAGCCCTCAGTTCACTTATGCGATCCCTGCGTGGCCTTAAGAACAATCGGTCATTGGCGGCTTATCTTGGCTCTTCGATGTTTTATCGTGATGCGCTGAATGGCCTCTATAGTTTTGGTGGCGTCTATGCGGCGCTCGTTCTGAACTGGCAGATTACGCAGATCGGCGTGTTTGGTGTGATCGGGGCAATTTCGGCGGCGCTGTTCAGTTGGCTTGGTGGAAAGTTTGACAGCCGCTTTGGGCCTAAGCCTGTGATTATCACGGCCATCTGGCTGCTTATCGGGGTCTGCATCACTGTTGTTTCAATGTCGAGAGAGATGATTTTTGGTGTGCCGCTGGCTGAAGGCTCGAGCCTCCCTGATATTGTTTTTCTGGTGTGCGGTGTGTTTATCGGCGGGCTTGGCGGGACATTGCAGGCGGCTTCGCGCACGCTCATGGTGCGCCACTCCAAGCCTGAGGCGCCCACTGAGAGCTTTGGTCTCTATGGCCTTACGGGGCGGGCCACGGCCTTTCTTGCGCCCACATTGATCGGGCTGGCGACGGCGCTGAGCGGAAGCGCGCGCCTTGGAGTTTCGCCGGTGATTGTACTCTTTCTAATTGGGCTGGTTTTGTTACGATGGGTTAAGCCCGAAGGAGACAGGAGCTAA
- the mepA gene encoding penicillin-insensitive murein endopeptidase — translation MNGKLAKQLFGAVPEGSQQSSAPYGSYAKGCLAGGVELAETGPTWQAMRLSRNRNWGHPELIDFVQNLSRFAATQPGWAGLYVGDMSQPRGGPMLSGHRSHQIGLDADIWMLAPKRLNLSASERENISSISLRRSNGAYTNDNYTRQHMDIMKAAAKDPRVARIFVFPGAKVRMCKEEKGDKSWLRKVRPWWGHHYHFHVRLSCPKGMRGCVDQAAPPAGDGCADAQTWVKNILNPPPPDPNAKPAKPRREYTLADLPNQCVGVLQSR, via the coding sequence ATGAACGGGAAGCTTGCCAAGCAGCTCTTTGGCGCCGTTCCTGAAGGCTCACAGCAGTCGTCAGCGCCCTATGGAAGCTATGCCAAAGGCTGTCTTGCGGGGGGTGTGGAACTCGCCGAGACAGGACCAACTTGGCAGGCGATGCGCCTGTCGCGGAACCGCAACTGGGGCCACCCTGAACTGATTGATTTTGTTCAGAACCTTTCGCGCTTTGCCGCTACCCAGCCCGGTTGGGCGGGTCTTTATGTCGGCGATATGAGCCAGCCGCGGGGTGGGCCGATGCTCTCTGGACATCGAAGTCACCAGATCGGGCTAGACGCAGATATTTGGATGCTTGCTCCGAAGCGGCTGAACCTGAGTGCCAGCGAACGGGAGAATATTTCCTCTATTTCGTTGCGCCGCTCGAACGGTGCATACACAAATGACAACTACACAAGGCAACATATGGACATCATGAAGGCTGCTGCAAAAGACCCGCGTGTTGCTCGCATTTTTGTTTTTCCAGGTGCCAAAGTGCGGATGTGCAAGGAGGAAAAAGGCGACAAAAGCTGGCTGAGAAAAGTGCGTCCGTGGTGGGGGCATCACTATCACTTCCACGTGCGTTTGAGCTGTCCGAAGGGTATGCGTGGCTGTGTGGATCAAGCCGCTCCACCTGCTGGAGACGGTTGTGCTGATGCGCAGACATGGGTGAAGAATATCCTCAATCCGCCGCCCCCCGATCCGAACGCCAAGCCGGCAAAGCCGCGGCGTGAATACACTCTGGCCGATTTGCCTAATCAATGCGTTGGCGTTTTGCAGTCGCGCTAA
- a CDS encoding esterase-like activity of phytase family protein — MRWRFAVALSAIFAALCGWYWHSGHADGVERVSVSPLIGPADDADFGGFSGYETNGTTRHLLTDRGHLYTLSGEEISAVTLQGIDGAPLGRRWRDAEGLVALGNGRFAVSFEGRHRVDIYDGTTGMIVEKLPLADEFERLGGNSGLEALALSPSGELVAIAERSGASERPFPVFVFDGAEWRKTSISRRGAFLPVGADFGPGGRLYVLERDYLLSGFRSRIRMFEWRDGVPHEDETLLKTRFWTHANLEGIAVFEEAGETYIELISDNNFLPVLASELVRYRKKALEIRGLGG, encoded by the coding sequence ATGCGTTGGCGTTTTGCAGTCGCGCTAAGCGCGATATTTGCCGCGCTCTGCGGATGGTATTGGCACTCGGGGCATGCTGATGGTGTGGAGCGTGTCAGCGTATCTCCTCTCATTGGCCCAGCAGACGATGCTGATTTTGGGGGATTTTCAGGCTATGAAACGAATGGGACGACGCGGCACCTTTTGACGGATAGGGGCCACCTCTACACTTTGTCTGGGGAAGAGATTTCAGCCGTCACTTTGCAAGGTATTGACGGTGCCCCGCTGGGCCGCCGCTGGCGGGACGCAGAGGGGCTCGTGGCGCTGGGAAATGGGCGGTTTGCGGTCTCTTTTGAGGGGCGGCACCGAGTTGATATTTACGACGGCACGACAGGTATGATTGTGGAGAAGCTACCTTTGGCCGACGAGTTTGAGCGGCTTGGCGGCAACTCAGGGCTTGAGGCTTTGGCACTTAGCCCCTCTGGAGAGCTTGTGGCCATTGCTGAGCGGTCTGGGGCCAGTGAGCGGCCCTTTCCTGTTTTTGTCTTTGATGGGGCGGAGTGGCGTAAGACCAGCATTTCAAGGCGTGGTGCGTTCCTGCCTGTGGGTGCGGACTTTGGGCCCGGTGGCCGGCTTTATGTGCTCGAGCGGGACTATCTTTTGAGCGGGTTCCGCTCGCGGATCAGGATGTTTGAGTGGCGGGACGGTGTGCCGCATGAAGACGAAACGCTTTTGAAAACAAGGTTTTGGACGCATGCGAACCTTGAGGGGATCGCCGTGTTTGAAGAGGCCGGCGAGACCTATATAGAACTGATCAGCGACAACAATTTCCTACCTGTTCTTGCCAGTGAACTTGTCAGATACCGTAAAAAAGCCCTTGAAATAAGGGGTTTAGGGGGGTAG
- a CDS encoding queuosine precursor transporter — protein sequence MTRTYLPGVLAMAAIVVASNILVQFLFGQWLTWGAFTYPLAFLVTDIMNRVYGPKAARQVVVIGFIFGVLCSLVGTQIMGEYGPLVTLRIAIGSGTAFLLAQLLDVAAFDALRGGKWWRAPLVSTLLGASLDSAIFFTIAFSGALSFIEPSNDVSWAGEVLPLLGVGPAVPLWVSLAVADWGVKLSLALLALIPFRIIVGRVTKNTQHFV from the coding sequence ATGACACGTACTTATCTTCCTGGCGTTCTCGCCATGGCGGCCATTGTGGTTGCCTCCAATATTCTGGTCCAATTTCTCTTTGGCCAATGGCTGACATGGGGGGCGTTTACCTACCCTCTGGCCTTCCTTGTTACTGATATTATGAACCGCGTTTATGGCCCCAAGGCTGCGCGGCAAGTTGTTGTTATCGGGTTCATTTTTGGTGTTCTCTGCTCTCTGGTGGGCACGCAGATCATGGGCGAATACGGCCCGCTTGTGACACTGCGGATTGCCATCGGATCGGGCACGGCGTTCTTGCTGGCGCAACTCTTGGATGTGGCAGCGTTCGATGCGTTAAGGGGCGGAAAATGGTGGCGCGCGCCGCTTGTTTCGACACTTTTGGGCGCAAGTCTGGACAGCGCGATTTTCTTTACAATCGCTTTCTCCGGCGCACTTTCGTTTATCGAGCCGTCAAATGATGTGTCTTGGGCGGGCGAGGTTCTGCCGCTTCTGGGCGTCGGGCCAGCTGTCCCACTCTGGGTTTCGCTCGCTGTGGCGGACTGGGGCGTAAAGCTTTCGCTGGCACTGCTCGCTTTGATACCGTTCCGCATCATCGTGGGGCGTGTCACAAAAAATACACAACATTTTGTTTGA
- the arfB gene encoding alternative ribosome rescue aminoacyl-tRNA hydrolase ArfB produces MPLTISDEIEIADWEISEVFVRSSGPGGQNVNKVSTAVELRFEAERSPNLPAPVKTRLRKLAGRRWTKEGAIVLQVEDTRSQARNREIARERLAELIRAALVKPKRRIATKPTYGSQKRRLKAKKVRGDVKAMRGKVQGED; encoded by the coding sequence ATGCCGTTAACCATTTCAGATGAGATAGAGATCGCAGACTGGGAAATTTCCGAGGTTTTTGTGCGTTCAAGCGGCCCCGGCGGACAAAATGTAAATAAAGTTTCGACGGCTGTTGAGCTGCGCTTTGAGGCGGAGCGCTCGCCGAACCTTCCCGCGCCTGTGAAGACGCGGCTGAGGAAACTCGCGGGCCGCCGCTGGACCAAGGAAGGCGCGATTGTGCTTCAGGTCGAAGACACCCGCTCGCAAGCGCGCAACCGCGAGATCGCGCGAGAGCGGCTGGCGGAGCTTATCCGCGCGGCTCTGGTGAAACCCAAACGACGGATCGCGACCAAGCCGACCTATGGCAGCCAGAAACGGCGGCTCAAGGCGAAGAAAGTGCGCGGCGATGTGAAGGCCATGCGGGGGAAGGTGCAGGGGGAGGATTGA
- the pncB gene encoding nicotinate phosphoribosyltransferase translates to MDIATRVWNHKWKIDPIVRSLIDNDFYKLLMCQSVFRNKPDAQVRFSLINRAQDVPLAKLIDEGELREQLDHIRSLSLTRGESTYLRGNTFYGKRQMFRPDFMEWFENLRLPPYELTRVGDQYELTFEGSWPEVMLWEIPALAVLMELRSRAVLGKMGKFELQVLYARATTKLWEKIERLREAPGLKLADFGTRRRHSYLWQDWCVQAMLEGLGPDAFIGTSNVHIAMRRDIEAIGTNAHELPMVYSALAQTDEALAHAPYDVLSDWHDEHDGNLRIILPDTYGTKGFLERAPDWLAGWTGIRIDSGDPATAAETAINWWKSRGEDPTKKLVIFSDGLDVDKILELHNQFSGRVRPSFGWGTLMTNDFRGLTSGDALAPFSMVCKAVSANGSPTVKLSDNPRKAMGPAEEIERYKRVFGVGDQDEMEVVV, encoded by the coding sequence ATGGACATCGCCACACGCGTCTGGAATCACAAATGGAAGATCGATCCGATCGTCCGCTCGCTGATCGACAATGACTTTTACAAACTGCTGATGTGCCAGTCGGTCTTTCGCAACAAGCCCGACGCCCAAGTGCGCTTCTCGCTGATCAACCGCGCTCAAGATGTCCCGCTCGCCAAGCTCATCGACGAGGGCGAGCTGCGCGAACAGCTCGACCATATCCGCTCCCTCTCCCTCACCCGCGGCGAAAGCACATACCTGCGCGGCAACACCTTCTACGGCAAGCGCCAGATGTTCCGCCCCGACTTCATGGAATGGTTCGAAAACCTGCGCCTGCCCCCCTACGAGCTCACCCGCGTGGGCGACCAATACGAACTCACGTTTGAAGGCAGCTGGCCCGAGGTCATGCTCTGGGAAATCCCCGCGCTCGCCGTCCTGATGGAACTGCGCTCCCGCGCCGTCCTCGGCAAAATGGGCAAATTCGAGCTGCAAGTCCTCTACGCCCGCGCCACAACCAAACTCTGGGAAAAGATCGAGCGCCTGCGCGAGGCCCCCGGCCTCAAACTCGCCGATTTCGGAACGCGCCGCCGCCACTCCTACCTCTGGCAAGACTGGTGCGTGCAAGCCATGCTCGAAGGCCTCGGCCCTGACGCCTTCATCGGCACCTCCAATGTCCACATCGCCATGCGCCGCGATATCGAAGCGATAGGCACAAACGCCCACGAGCTGCCCATGGTCTACTCCGCCTTGGCGCAAACAGATGAAGCCCTCGCCCACGCGCCCTATGACGTGCTGTCAGACTGGCACGATGAACACGACGGCAACCTGCGCATCATCCTGCCCGACACCTACGGAACCAAAGGCTTCCTTGAGCGCGCGCCCGACTGGCTCGCTGGCTGGACAGGGATCAGGATCGACTCTGGCGACCCCGCAACAGCCGCCGAAACAGCGATCAACTGGTGGAAATCCCGCGGTGAAGACCCGACCAAAAAACTGGTCATCTTCTCCGATGGCTTGGATGTCGACAAAATCCTCGAACTCCACAATCAATTCTCTGGCCGCGTCCGCCCCTCTTTTGGCTGGGGCACCCTGATGACAAACGACTTCCGCGGCCTCACATCTGGCGACGCCCTCGCGCCCTTCTCCATGGTCTGCAAAGCCGTCTCGGCCAACGGCTCCCCCACAGTCAAACTCTCCGACAACCCCCGCAAAGCCATGGGCCCAGCGGAAGAAATCGAACGGTATAAACGGGTGTTTGGAGTCGGGGATCAGGACGAAATGGAGGTTGTGGTTTAG